The Nerophis lumbriciformis linkage group LG05, RoL_Nlum_v2.1, whole genome shotgun sequence genome contains a region encoding:
- the LOC133605744 gene encoding uncharacterized protein isoform X2, with protein sequence MFSIGGGNGVKESRRDSRYARKGGPGLRGPAASVSAPSSHQSPESVLQMKKLMEQEMKSNKYKSNNNNKGYVFTLMPLYAIGVGVFAAYKFLKIKSSDDQAQKDTFAKGAKKSVETENQLNELEQRLAQTERMLNSILTQLDPLTNCAKNVAQEQKNEIMSQLQTIRSLMKKRGMDCPPLNEPCFEQNLDNLIETLGASDTSAADVSSVDTQTSTAVEDTAVGGCQTPQQGVLAEGEAQQGGLKGDVVEEKGDDEAEEVEETDQEEEDGEEEQEYEEIDFVHSLEDTNTKETGGVQQVCGLRQRSRMS encoded by the exons GTGGTCCTGGTCTGAGGGGTCCAGCTGCCAGCGTAAGCGCCCCCAGTTCCCATCAGTCTCCTGAAAGTGTGCTACAGATGAAGAAGCTGATGGAGCAGGAGATGAAGAGTAACAAGTACAaatccaacaacaacaacaagggcTATGTGTTCACGCTCATGCCGCTCTACGCCATTGGGGTCGGAGTTTTTGCGGCTTACAAGTTTCTGAAG ATCAAGTCTTCAGATGACCAGGCACAAAAGGACACATTTGCAAAAGGGGCCAAAAAGTCTGTAGAAACAG AAAACCAGTTGAATGAACTGGAACAAAGGCTCGCCCAAACAGAGCGAATGCTCAATTCCATTCTCACCCAGTTGGACCCGCTCACAAACTG TGCAAAGAATGTGGCCCAGGAGCAAAAGAACGAGATCATGTCCCAACTGCAGACCATCCGCAGCTTGATGAAGAAGAGAGGAATGGACTGTCCGCCATTAAACG AGCCCTGCTTTGAGCAGAATCTGGACAACCTGATTGAAACGCTGGGTGCCAGCGACACCTCGGCCGCTGATGTCTCCAGTGTGGACACGCAGACGTCCACAGCAGTGGAGGACACAGCTGTTGGCGGCTGTCAAACACCTCAACAAGGAGTTTTAGCAGAAGGTGAGGCTCAACAAGGAGGACTGAAAGGCGATGTGGTGGAAGAAAAAGGAGATGATGAGGCAGAGGAAGTAGAAGAAACTGATCAAGAGGAAGAAGACGGTGAGGAAGAGCAGGAATATGAGGAGATAGATTTTGTGCATTCACTGGAGGACACAAACACTAAGGAGACTGGAGGAGTACAACAGGTGTGCGGCCTTAGGCAACGTTCTAGAATGAGCTAA